A single window of Sphaerodactylus townsendi isolate TG3544 linkage group LG03, MPM_Stown_v2.3, whole genome shotgun sequence DNA harbors:
- the LOC125428989 gene encoding prostate and testis expressed protein 4-like, translating to MKRILVLAFAVLLCLATVTSLRCKTCTKYEEDSCVNGEGICVANKSMRCGDLFTPENDIILSFCAQKFGCEMYNKENVANTSSYVVCCNRDLCNGQPLWALTNETSPESDATSFPEKL from the exons ATGAAGAGAATTCTGGTCTTGGCTTTTGCTGTTCTACTCTGTCTGGCCACTG TAACAAGTCTGAGGTGTAAAACATGCACAAAATATGAAGAAGACAGCTGTGTAAATGGAGAAGGTATCTGTGTGGCCAATAAAAGCATGAGATGTGGAGATCTATTCACACCAG AAAACGATATTATCCTGAGTTTCTGTGCTCAAAAATTCGGCTGTGAAATGTATAACAAAGAAAACGTCGCGAACACTTCATCCTACGTGGTCTGCTGTAATAGAGATTTATGTAATGGGCAGCCACTTTGGGCGCTTACGAATGAAACCTCCCCGGAGTCTGATGCTACAAGTTTTCCAGAAAAGCTCTAA